A single region of the Brassica rapa cultivar Chiifu-401-42 chromosome A03, CAAS_Brap_v3.01, whole genome shotgun sequence genome encodes:
- the LOC103859626 gene encoding NAC transcription factor 56, which produces MEITDSPGGSPPPQPNLPPGFRFHPTDEELVVHYLKRKVASAPLPVAIIAEVDLYKFDPWELPAKASFGEQEWYFFSPRDRKYPNGARPNRAATSGYWKATGTDKPVLASDGKLKVGVKKALVFYSGKPPKGVKSDWIMHEYRLIDNKPNNRPPGCDFGNKRNSLRLDDWVLCRIYKKNNASRHVYNDKDPDMFDYIFRKNPPSLSSGLHHNVSRSMNIFPGKFSGDYGIFSYGDPGLYDGSGMVCSNGAGSVNINVSNGNPNGLNPASSSGPMMMMANLKRALWPVAEEEQDASPSKRFHGVGGGDCLNMPSSVMEETPPLMQQGGVLGDDGLFRTTSYQLHGLNWYSS; this is translated from the exons ATGGAGATTACCGATTCTCCCGGTGGTTCTCCGCCGCCGCAACCTAACCTTCCTCCTGGCTTCCGTTTCCACCCTACCGACGAAGAGCTCGTGGTTCACTACCTCAAACGCAAAGTCGCCTCCGCTCCTTTACCTGTGGCCATCATCGCCGAAGTTGATCTCTATAAGTTCGATCCATGGGAACTTCCCG CAAAGGCATCGTTTGGAGAGCAGGAATGGTATTTCTTCAGTCCCAGAGATCGGAAGTATCCTAACGGAGCGAGGCCGAACAGAGCGGCGACGTCAGGATACTGGAAGGCGACGGGGACTGATAAACCGGTGCTTGCCTCGGATGGGAAGCTGAAGGTGGGCGTGAAGAAGGCACTCGTTTTCTACAGTGGGAAACCTCCAAAAGGCGTCAAAAGCGATTGGATCATGCATGAGTATCGTCTCATCGACAACAAACCTAATAACAGACCACCAGGATGTGACTTCGGCAACAAGAGAAACTCCCTCCGG CTTGATGATTGGGTGTTATGTCGAATCTACAAGAAGAACAACGCAAGTCGACATGTTTATAACGATAAGGATCCCGATATGTTTGATTACATCTTCAGAAAAAATCCTCCCTCGTTATCAAGTGGACTCCACCACAACGTCTCTAGGTCAATGAATATCTTCCCGGGAAAATTCTCCGGTGATTACGGGATTTTCTCCTACGGCGATCCCGGTTTGTACGACGGAAGCGGCATGGTCTGCAGCAACGGAGCCGGTTCAGTCAATATCAATGTTTCTAATGGTAATCCTAATGGTTTGAATCCTGCTTCTTCCTCTGGGCCCATGATGATGATGGCGAATCTGAAACGAGCTCTTTGGCCTGTAGCTGAGGAAGAGCAGGATGCATCTCCGAGCAAACGGTTTCACGGCGTAGGAGGTGGAGACTGTTTGAACATGCCTTCTTCCGTGATGGAGGAAACTCCTCCACTGATGCAGCAAGGTGGTGTGTTAGGGGATGATGGATTATTCAGAACGACTTCGTACCAACTTCATGGTTTAAACTGGTACTCTTCTTAA